A stretch of the Haloplanus aerogenes genome encodes the following:
- a CDS encoding ABC transporter permease — MSVESRSLTDRLGAGAWYAYVALVALFFLMPLFSLVIASFYDGRFFSIVDYEFSLDWYRAALASGSIRSAFMNTVRISVPVTILSTIIGTGGAIAYTRYEFPWQEQFKLLALLPIFFPLILLGLGMSMWASVIGLGYGIVPSIIGELVWISPIVMFVVSITALGIDPNVEEAARDLGADTITLYREITLPLIKDGVVSGAIFAFVLSWNNYYIVSYLSGAQSTITTWIHGRMTQGFTPVVPAVASLIFYVSLLLVVAAFVVEFREESG; from the coding sequence ATGAGCGTCGAATCCCGCAGTCTGACCGACCGCCTCGGCGCCGGCGCGTGGTACGCCTACGTCGCGCTCGTCGCGCTCTTTTTCCTCATGCCGCTGTTCTCGCTCGTGATCGCCTCGTTCTACGACGGGCGCTTCTTCTCTATCGTCGACTACGAGTTCTCGCTCGACTGGTACCGGGCGGCGCTCGCGTCCGGGAGCATCCGCTCCGCGTTCATGAACACTGTCCGCATCTCGGTGCCGGTGACCATCCTCAGCACGATCATCGGGACGGGCGGCGCCATCGCGTACACGCGCTACGAGTTCCCGTGGCAGGAGCAGTTCAAACTCCTCGCGCTCCTCCCCATCTTCTTCCCGCTCATCCTCCTCGGACTCGGGATGTCGATGTGGGCGAGCGTGATCGGACTCGGCTACGGCATTGTCCCCTCGATCATCGGCGAACTCGTCTGGATCTCGCCCATCGTGATGTTCGTCGTCTCCATCACGGCGCTGGGGATCGACCCCAACGTCGAGGAGGCGGCGCGTGACCTCGGCGCCGACACGATCACGCTCTACCGCGAGATCACGCTCCCCCTCATCAAGGACGGCGTCGTCTCCGGCGCCATCTTCGCGTTCGTCCTGTCGTGGAACAACTACTACATCGTCTCCTACCTCTCCGGCGCGCAGAGCACGATCACGACGTGGATCCACGGCCGGATGACGCAGGGGTTCACGCCGGTCGTCCCGGCCGTCGCGTCGTTGATCTTCTACGTCTCGCTCCTGCTGGTCGTCGCCGCCTTCGTCGTCGAATTCCGCGAGGAGAGCGGCTGA
- a CDS encoding ABC transporter permease produces the protein MSTIDTLRGRVGAATESDNPLMALLRPPYVFLLPISILLLVMFVGPMLAIIVFSFQTGNAISLNPSMWTVDHYAEIIGGMVSGEGVYGDVLVNTTAVSAVTTVATLVFSYPAAYALARKIDRYKTVFLLVLIIPLFTSVNIRVFGWALFLVKNGVLDSVVTLFGVSNYPTMMYQRWTIILGTTYVYMPFMLFPIYLSMLSIEDETLAAARDLGAGRWTLFRRIILPLSKPGVIIGSLFVFILSLGADVEAQILGGGSIFTMASNINYSFGYSQNWPLGSAQAVGLLIITVICGIIILRTINLKEIASRGDA, from the coding sequence ATGTCGACGATAGATACCCTCCGCGGCCGGGTCGGCGCGGCGACCGAGAGCGACAACCCTCTGATGGCGCTGCTCCGCCCGCCGTACGTGTTCCTGCTTCCCATCTCGATCCTCCTGCTCGTCATGTTCGTCGGGCCGATGCTCGCCATCATCGTCTTCTCGTTCCAGACGGGCAACGCCATCTCGCTGAATCCGTCGATGTGGACGGTCGATCACTACGCCGAGATCATCGGCGGCATGGTGAGCGGCGAAGGCGTCTACGGGGACGTACTCGTCAACACCACCGCGGTGAGCGCCGTCACGACCGTCGCGACGCTCGTGTTCTCCTACCCCGCAGCGTACGCGCTGGCGCGCAAGATCGACCGGTACAAGACGGTCTTTCTGCTCGTGCTCATCATCCCCCTGTTCACCAGCGTCAACATCCGTGTGTTCGGGTGGGCGCTCTTTCTCGTCAAAAACGGCGTGCTCGACAGCGTCGTGACCCTGTTCGGCGTGTCGAACTACCCCACGATGATGTATCAGCGCTGGACGATCATCCTCGGGACGACGTACGTCTACATGCCGTTCATGCTCTTCCCGATCTATCTGTCGATGCTCTCCATCGAGGACGAGACGCTCGCGGCCGCGCGTGACCTCGGGGCGGGGCGGTGGACGCTCTTCCGGCGGATCATCCTCCCGCTGAGCAAGCCCGGTGTCATCATCGGCTCGCTGTTCGTGTTCATCCTCAGCCTCGGCGCCGACGTGGAGGCACAGATCCTCGGCGGCGGCTCCATCTTCACCATGGCGAGCAACATCAACTACTCGTTCGGGTACAGCCAGAACTGGCCGCTCGGCTCCGCACAGGCCGTAGGCCTCCTGATCATCACGGTGATCTGTGGGATCATCATCCTCCGGACGATCAACCTGAAGGAAATCGCGTCGCGGGGTGACGCATGA
- a CDS encoding ABC transporter ATP-binding protein yields the protein MLQATNLRKEYGSLVAVDDVDLEIETGEFATIVGPSGSGKSTLLHMLAGHLEPTGGRITLDGTDITDTKPQERPTSLVFQSWALFPHMTVRENIEFPIRTTGRSVDGQVEELLEQVQLDPEIQADKNVSELSGGQRQRVALARSLAYDPDILLLDEPLASLDYVLQKQLQRELADLNVELDMTFVYVTHSLEAALVMSDKLFVIDEGDLIQTGPPEEIYREPNNKFIAEFMGDANVFGVDLVEFDAGAATVTSDEFEGSVTVPTHVDDEPSHLVVRHDDCVVEAELRRPIGAEVHVDNILVRGNTVLVECSSTTTDEDYVAEVDYDHFEEASVAVGDTAYLQWEAEKSILVPE from the coding sequence ATGTTACAGGCAACCAATCTACGAAAGGAGTATGGCTCGCTCGTCGCGGTCGACGACGTCGACCTCGAGATCGAGACCGGCGAGTTCGCAACTATCGTCGGGCCGTCGGGGAGCGGGAAGAGTACGCTACTGCATATGCTGGCGGGACATCTCGAGCCGACCGGCGGGCGCATCACGCTCGACGGCACGGACATCACCGACACCAAGCCACAGGAGCGCCCCACGAGTCTCGTCTTCCAGTCGTGGGCGCTCTTTCCCCACATGACGGTCCGCGAGAACATCGAGTTCCCCATCCGCACCACGGGCCGGAGCGTCGACGGGCAGGTGGAGGAACTGCTCGAACAGGTCCAGCTCGACCCCGAGATTCAGGCGGACAAGAACGTCTCGGAGCTGTCGGGCGGGCAGCGCCAGCGGGTCGCCCTCGCGCGCTCGCTGGCGTACGACCCCGACATCCTCCTGCTGGACGAACCGCTCGCGTCGCTCGACTACGTGCTGCAGAAACAGCTCCAGCGCGAACTCGCCGACCTCAACGTCGAACTCGACATGACGTTCGTCTACGTCACGCACTCGCTGGAGGCCGCGCTGGTCATGAGCGACAAACTGTTCGTCATCGACGAGGGCGACCTGATCCAGACCGGGCCGCCCGAGGAAATCTACCGGGAGCCGAACAACAAGTTCATCGCGGAGTTCATGGGCGACGCCAACGTGTTCGGCGTCGACCTCGTCGAGTTCGACGCGGGGGCGGCGACCGTCACCAGCGACGAGTTCGAAGGCTCCGTGACCGTCCCCACCCACGTCGACGACGAACCGAGTCACCTCGTGGTCCGGCACGACGACTGCGTGGTCGAAGCGGAGCTTCGCCGGCCAATTGGCGCCGAAGTCCACGTCGACAACATCCTCGTGCGGGGGAACACCGTCCTCGTCGAGTGTTCGTCGACGACGACCGACGAGGACTACGTCGCCGAAGTCGACTACGACCACTTCGAGGAAGCGTCGGTCGCGGTCGGTGACACCGCGTACCTCCAGTGGGAGGCCGAGAAATCCATCCTGGTACCAGAGTAA
- a CDS encoding ABC transporter substrate-binding protein, with product MTNDHDLTRRRYLKAATAGAAMAGAAGCLGGGGGGGSEGNSWRTQELAMVPAPGDGALYEPTEEDETGETINHLTWTGYDASNVQDPFRERFNCQTQLDLFTSNPKAFNRLQSGEWQQFHQATFDMAWIPRLAEADLIRPISYEDWKPYTFDQYIDLFKRENGYKYAFVNEDDYTFDIDGTMYGAPQRFGWASFVVNTDTVPEDAYMSYDAAWSDEYNVGVYDLMFWGIQIIMLREGIDPFKEHTEAEVEQVKQATFELFDNAKTLLPDFASMNQAMKSGEIDIGFISGNWINGTLRRGGNLQFQAIVPEEGSVIWVETTAFVKGDQPTVSDNYLAYMQKGENALKLSWPTSGGTNVVPHQTAWENYNDRQREVLRVDEVRDIIDRSVFYTGIPDLEKFEPIWRQAKSRL from the coding sequence ATGACCAACGATCACGATCTCACGCGGCGGCGATACCTGAAGGCGGCGACCGCTGGTGCCGCGATGGCCGGTGCGGCCGGCTGTCTCGGCGGCGGCGGTGGCGGCGGTAGCGAGGGGAACAGCTGGCGGACACAGGAACTCGCCATGGTGCCGGCGCCGGGCGACGGCGCGCTCTATGAACCCACCGAGGAGGACGAGACGGGCGAGACGATCAACCACCTCACGTGGACAGGGTACGACGCCTCGAACGTCCAGGACCCGTTCCGCGAGCGGTTCAACTGTCAGACGCAACTGGATCTGTTCACGTCGAACCCGAAGGCGTTCAACCGCCTCCAGTCCGGCGAGTGGCAGCAGTTCCACCAGGCCACGTTCGACATGGCGTGGATTCCGCGACTGGCGGAGGCGGACCTGATCCGGCCCATCAGCTACGAGGACTGGAAGCCGTACACGTTCGACCAGTACATCGACCTGTTCAAGCGGGAGAACGGGTACAAGTACGCGTTCGTCAACGAGGACGACTACACGTTCGACATCGACGGCACGATGTACGGCGCGCCCCAGCGATTCGGGTGGGCGTCGTTCGTCGTCAACACCGACACCGTCCCCGAGGACGCGTACATGAGTTACGACGCCGCGTGGTCCGACGAGTACAACGTCGGCGTCTACGACCTGATGTTCTGGGGCATCCAGATCATCATGCTCCGCGAGGGCATCGACCCGTTCAAGGAGCACACCGAGGCCGAAGTCGAGCAGGTCAAGCAGGCCACGTTCGAACTGTTCGACAACGCGAAGACGCTTCTCCCCGATTTCGCGTCGATGAATCAGGCGATGAAGTCGGGCGAGATCGACATTGGCTTCATCTCCGGCAACTGGATCAACGGGACGCTCCGCCGCGGCGGCAACCTCCAGTTCCAGGCGATCGTTCCCGAGGAAGGGAGCGTGATCTGGGTGGAGACGACGGCCTTCGTCAAGGGCGACCAGCCCACCGTCTCCGACAACTACCTCGCGTACATGCAGAAAGGCGAGAACGCGCTGAAGCTCTCCTGGCCCACCTCCGGCGGGACGAACGTCGTCCCGCACCAGACGGCGTGGGAGAACTACAACGACCGACAGCGCGAAGTGCTGCGTGTCGACGAGGTTCGGGATATCATCGACCGGTCGGTGTTCTACACCGGGATTCCGGATCTGGAGAAGTTCGAACCGATCTGGCGGCAGGCGAAGAGCCGGCTCTAA
- the ilvA gene encoding threonine ammonia-lyase, producing the protein MTVTLADIEAARDRFDDPAIVRQTPIETNRSLSEMSGGDVHLKMEHLQRTGSFKTRGAYNKLKQEAEAGSDKHVVAASAGNHAQGVALAATTVGLESTIVMPENAPQAKIDATRSYGATVELHGSNFGEAMSHAQAMAEEPGMLFVHAYDDPDIVAGQGTLGLEIYEQVPDVDTVIVPIGGGGLIGGISTALKSLDDSVRVIGVQAELASTVHESLRKGVPVDEESPKTIADGIATGSISELTLGLIEEYVDEVVTVSDDEIARAILTVLERAKQLVEGAGAASVAAMLSDQVDVEGETVVPLLCGGNIDMSMLQTVLTHALTDRNQLLHLRIRIHDQPGEMGKISGIIGEQGANIRTVRHDRAVGDLHVGDAYLVFQVVTSGENHAKTVMKSIEDAGYEVERVN; encoded by the coding sequence ATGACAGTCACGCTCGCGGACATCGAGGCCGCACGCGACCGGTTCGACGACCCGGCCATCGTCCGGCAGACACCCATCGAGACGAACCGCTCGCTCAGCGAGATGTCCGGCGGGGACGTCCACCTGAAGATGGAGCATCTCCAGCGCACGGGGTCGTTCAAGACCCGAGGTGCGTACAACAAACTGAAACAGGAAGCCGAGGCGGGAAGCGACAAACACGTCGTGGCAGCGAGCGCGGGCAACCACGCGCAGGGTGTCGCGCTGGCGGCGACGACGGTCGGGCTGGAATCGACCATCGTGATGCCGGAGAACGCCCCGCAGGCGAAAATCGACGCCACCCGGAGCTACGGCGCGACGGTCGAACTCCACGGATCGAACTTCGGCGAGGCGATGTCGCACGCACAGGCGATGGCCGAGGAGCCGGGGATGCTGTTCGTCCACGCGTACGACGACCCCGACATCGTCGCCGGGCAGGGGACGCTCGGACTGGAGATTTACGAGCAGGTACCGGACGTAGATACGGTGATCGTCCCCATCGGCGGCGGCGGGTTGATCGGCGGCATCAGCACGGCGCTGAAGTCGCTCGACGACTCGGTGCGCGTGATCGGCGTGCAGGCCGAACTGGCGTCGACGGTCCACGAGAGTCTCCGGAAGGGGGTGCCGGTCGACGAGGAATCCCCGAAGACCATCGCGGACGGCATCGCCACGGGGAGCATCTCGGAGTTGACGCTCGGCCTGATCGAGGAGTACGTCGACGAGGTGGTGACGGTGAGCGACGACGAAATCGCGCGCGCCATCCTCACGGTGCTGGAACGCGCGAAGCAACTGGTCGAAGGCGCGGGCGCGGCCTCCGTCGCGGCGATGCTGAGCGATCAGGTTGACGTGGAGGGGGAGACGGTCGTCCCGCTACTCTGTGGCGGGAACATCGACATGTCGATGCTCCAGACGGTGCTGACCCACGCGCTGACCGACCGGAATCAGCTCCTTCACCTGCGCATCCGCATCCACGATCAACCCGGCGAGATGGGGAAGATTTCGGGCATCATCGGCGAGCAAGGGGCGAACATCCGGACGGTGCGTCACGATCGCGCCGTCGGCGACCTCCACGTCGGCGACGCGTATCTCGTCTTCCAGGTGGTCACGAGTGGTGAAAATCACGCAAAGACGGTGATGAAATCCATCGAGGACGCTGGATATGAAGTCGAACGCGTGAACTGA
- a CDS encoding dihydrolipoamide acetyltransferase family protein: MTVETFKLPDVGEGVAEGELVRWLVDVGEEIDEDQPLAEVETDKALVDLPSPFAGTVTDRHAEEGEMVPVGSALVSIEVDGDDAAEEASADVPETAGADDQDTADAEVTADTDADTAASPPDGRVFAPPHTRRLARELGVDIGQVAGSGPGGRVTDTDVRAAAEAGDGTPTPRAADADATSVMREHDGTTDLDDVGEHRESADAVEQAAAAAGQLDETRDRTLAAPATRRLADELGVDLDAVPTDEARDGVAFVTPAMVHEYAERQRETAAAASAEPSDEMVETAADEPAREPSPVVGPQPGDRIPYRGVRRSIGEQMERSKYTAPHVTHTDEVDVTTLVETKADLEPYAAEEGVDLTYLPFVMRAVTRALAEFPQVNATLDEDEEVIVCHDEYNVGVATATDAGLMVPVIEDADEKGLLELAAEAADKADRARDRSISREEMQGGTFTITNVGVIGGEYATPIVNYPEVAILALGRIAERPRVIDGEVVPRYTLPLSLSVDHRVVDGAVAARFTNRVMELLSAPARLLVG, from the coding sequence ATGACCGTCGAGACGTTCAAACTCCCCGACGTGGGCGAGGGCGTCGCGGAGGGGGAACTGGTCCGGTGGCTGGTCGACGTGGGCGAGGAAATCGACGAGGATCAGCCGCTCGCGGAGGTGGAGACGGACAAGGCGCTGGTCGACCTTCCATCCCCCTTCGCGGGGACGGTCACCGACCGCCACGCCGAGGAGGGCGAGATGGTGCCCGTCGGCAGCGCCCTCGTCTCTATCGAGGTAGACGGCGACGACGCGGCCGAGGAGGCGTCCGCGGACGTGCCCGAGACGGCTGGCGCGGACGACCAAGACACGGCTGACGCCGAAGTCACCGCCGACACTGACGCTGACACCGCCGCCAGCCCCCCCGACGGCCGCGTCTTCGCGCCCCCACACACCCGCCGGCTGGCACGCGAACTCGGCGTCGACATCGGGCAGGTGGCTGGCTCCGGCCCGGGCGGGCGCGTCACCGACACGGACGTGCGGGCGGCGGCCGAGGCGGGGGACGGAACGCCGACGCCTCGCGCCGCCGACGCGGACGCCACGAGCGTGATGCGGGAACACGACGGGACGACCGACCTCGACGACGTGGGCGAACACCGGGAATCGGCCGACGCCGTCGAGCAAGCCGCGGCCGCGGCGGGCCAGCTCGACGAGACCCGCGACCGCACCCTCGCCGCGCCGGCGACGCGCCGCCTCGCGGACGAACTCGGCGTCGACCTCGACGCGGTGCCGACCGACGAGGCCCGCGACGGCGTGGCCTTCGTCACGCCGGCGATGGTCCACGAGTACGCGGAGCGACAGCGCGAGACGGCCGCGGCGGCGAGCGCGGAACCGAGCGACGAGATGGTCGAGACGGCCGCCGACGAACCTGCCCGCGAACCCTCGCCCGTGGTCGGCCCCCAGCCCGGCGACCGCATCCCCTACCGCGGCGTCCGTCGATCCATCGGCGAACAGATGGAGCGTTCGAAGTATACGGCGCCGCACGTCACCCACACCGACGAGGTGGACGTGACGACGCTCGTGGAGACGAAAGCGGATCTCGAACCGTACGCCGCGGAGGAGGGCGTCGACCTCACCTACCTCCCGTTCGTGATGCGGGCGGTGACGCGGGCGCTCGCGGAGTTCCCGCAGGTCAACGCCACGCTGGACGAGGACGAGGAGGTGATCGTCTGTCACGACGAGTACAACGTCGGCGTGGCGACGGCGACGGATGCGGGACTCATGGTGCCGGTGATCGAGGACGCCGACGAGAAGGGGCTGCTCGAACTCGCCGCGGAGGCGGCGGACAAAGCCGACCGGGCGCGCGACCGCTCCATCTCCCGCGAGGAGATGCAGGGCGGGACCTTCACCATCACCAACGTCGGCGTCATCGGCGGCGAGTACGCTACGCCCATCGTCAACTACCCCGAGGTGGCCATCCTCGCCCTCGGTCGGATCGCGGAGCGCCCCCGCGTCATCGACGGCGAGGTGGTGCCCCGCTACACCCTCCCGCTCTCCCTGTCGGTCGACCACCGCGTCGTCGACGGCGCGGTCGCCGCCCGCTTCACCAACCGGGTGATGGAGTTGCTCTCGGCGCCCGCGCGGTTGCTGGTCGGCTGA
- a CDS encoding alpha-ketoacid dehydrogenase subunit beta: MSTETQNLTLVQAVRDGLRTEMQRDEDVIVLGEDVGKNGGVFRATEGLYEEFGDDRVIDTPLAESGIVGTSIGMAAYGLRPVPEIQFMGFIYPAFDQIVSHAARLRTRTRGRFTCPMVIRAPYGGGIRAPEHHSESKEAFFVHEPGLKVVIPSTPADTKGLLASAIRDPDPVIFLEPKLIYRAFREDVPTGDHTVPLGEAAVRREGSDVSVYTWGAMTRPTMEAADNLAAEGVDCEVIDLRTLSPLDRETIVDSFEKTGRAAVVHEAPRTGGLGGEITAILQEEALLYQEAPIERITGFDTPVPLYALEDYYLPSPTRIEDGIREVVDFP, encoded by the coding sequence ATGAGCACTGAGACGCAGAATCTGACCCTGGTACAGGCGGTCCGTGACGGCCTCCGGACCGAGATGCAACGCGACGAGGACGTGATCGTCCTCGGGGAGGACGTGGGCAAGAACGGTGGCGTCTTCCGCGCCACCGAGGGCCTCTACGAGGAGTTCGGTGACGACCGCGTCATCGACACGCCGCTGGCGGAGTCGGGCATCGTCGGCACCTCCATCGGCATGGCGGCCTACGGCCTCCGCCCGGTGCCCGAGATTCAGTTCATGGGCTTCATCTACCCGGCCTTCGATCAGATCGTCAGCCACGCGGCGCGCCTGCGCACCCGTACCCGGGGGCGCTTCACGTGTCCGATGGTCATCCGCGCCCCCTACGGCGGCGGTATCCGCGCCCCCGAACACCACTCCGAGTCGAAGGAGGCGTTCTTCGTCCACGAACCCGGGCTGAAGGTAGTGATTCCCTCCACGCCCGCGGATACGAAGGGCCTCCTCGCCTCGGCCATCCGCGACCCCGACCCCGTGATCTTCCTCGAACCCAAACTCATCTACCGCGCGTTCCGCGAGGACGTGCCCACGGGTGACCACACCGTCCCGCTCGGTGAGGCCGCCGTCCGGCGCGAGGGAAGCGACGTGTCGGTCTACACGTGGGGCGCGATGACCCGGCCGACGATGGAGGCAGCCGACAATCTGGCCGCCGAGGGCGTCGACTGCGAGGTAATCGACTTGCGGACGCTCTCGCCGCTGGATCGGGAGACCATCGTCGACTCCTTCGAGAAGACGGGTCGGGCCGCCGTCGTCCACGAGGCGCCCCGGACTGGCGGCCTCGGCGGCGAGATTACCGCCATCCTGCAGGAAGAAGCGCTGCTCTATCAGGAAGCCCCAATCGAGCGAATCACTGGCTTCGATACGCCCGTCCCGCTGTACGCGCTGGAGGATTACTACCTCCCGTCCCCGACGCGCATCGAGGACGGTATCCGGGAGGTGGTCGACTTCCCATGA
- the pdhA gene encoding pyruvate dehydrogenase (acetyl-transferring) E1 component subunit alpha has translation MSVFDRDPDDQIQVLDADGELVGDLPDLSDSELVALYRHMRLARHFDERAVNLQRQGRMGTYPPLAGQEAAQVGSAMALDDGDWIAPSYREHAAVHVHGLSLSDILLYWMGHGAGGWDTDANVLPAAVPIATQIPHTTGLALASKLRGEDSESPRQTGNAGDAVACAYFGDGATSEGDFHEGLNMAGVFDVPAVFVCNNNGWAISVPRERQTASPTLAGKAAAYGIDGVQVDGMDPLATYAVTRAAVEKARTPGDRSRPTLIEAVQYRFGAHTTADDPTVYRDEAEVEAWRRRDPIPRLERFLRETGRLDDDRIDDIEASIRTQVTEAIDRAEDTPRPNPDRMFADVYAEQSAELRAQQAYLHRLRDRHGDDAFLKE, from the coding sequence GTGAGCGTGTTCGACCGCGACCCGGACGACCAGATCCAGGTACTCGACGCGGACGGCGAACTCGTCGGCGACTTGCCCGACCTCTCCGATTCGGAACTGGTGGCTCTCTACCGCCACATGCGCCTCGCCCGCCACTTCGACGAACGCGCGGTGAACCTCCAGCGACAGGGACGGATGGGCACCTACCCCCCGCTGGCGGGACAGGAGGCCGCACAGGTGGGAAGTGCCATGGCCCTCGACGACGGCGACTGGATCGCTCCCAGTTACCGCGAACACGCCGCCGTCCACGTCCACGGCCTCTCGCTGTCCGATATCTTGCTGTACTGGATGGGTCACGGCGCGGGCGGGTGGGACACGGACGCGAACGTCCTTCCCGCGGCGGTGCCCATCGCGACGCAGATTCCCCACACGACGGGACTGGCGCTGGCGTCGAAACTCCGGGGCGAGGACTCGGAGAGTCCTCGGCAAACCGGCAACGCCGGTGACGCCGTCGCCTGTGCCTACTTCGGCGACGGCGCCACCAGCGAGGGCGACTTCCACGAGGGGCTGAACATGGCCGGCGTCTTCGACGTGCCCGCGGTCTTCGTCTGCAACAACAACGGCTGGGCCATCTCCGTACCACGGGAGCGCCAGACGGCGAGTCCGACGCTCGCGGGCAAGGCCGCCGCCTACGGCATCGACGGCGTGCAGGTCGACGGGATGGACCCGCTGGCGACCTACGCGGTCACCCGTGCAGCGGTCGAGAAGGCCCGCACTCCCGGCGACCGCTCGCGACCCACCCTGATCGAGGCGGTGCAGTATCGCTTCGGCGCCCACACCACTGCGGACGACCCCACTGTCTACCGTGACGAGGCGGAGGTCGAAGCGTGGCGGCGACGGGACCCCATCCCCCGTCTCGAACGCTTCCTGCGCGAGACGGGCCGCCTCGACGACGACCGGATCGACGACATCGAAGCCTCGATTCGAACTCAGGTGACCGAGGCTATCGACCGGGCCGAAGACACCCCTCGTCCCAATCCCGACCGGATGTTCGCGGACGTATACGCCGAGCAGTCCGCCGAACTCCGGGCCCAGCAGGCCTATCTGCACCGACTGCGCGACCGACACGGCGACGACGCGTTCCTGAAAGAGTAA
- the lipA gene encoding lipoyl synthase: MARQRKPDWLRMRPPSGQRFTEIKETLRDRDLHTVCEEANCPNLGECWSGRNGPGTATFMLMGDRCSRGCNFCDVETGGMEALDPDEPENVADAVAEIGLDYVVLTSVDRDDLPDQGAGHFARTIEAIKERDPGILVEVLIPDFQGDPELVDRIVDAGPDVIAHNIETVERLQWPVRDRRAGYAQSLSVLERVDDTADVYTKTSLMLGLGEYDHEIYQTLSDCREAGVDVITLGQYLQPSRSHLDVYEYVHPDAFETWRRVAEEELGFLYCASGPMVRSSYRAGELFVDAVLRDGRSVDEARREAHAA, encoded by the coding sequence ATGGCACGGCAACGCAAGCCCGACTGGTTACGGATGCGGCCCCCGTCGGGCCAGCGGTTCACGGAGATCAAGGAGACGCTCCGGGACCGCGATCTTCACACCGTGTGCGAGGAAGCGAACTGCCCGAATCTGGGTGAATGCTGGAGCGGTCGCAACGGCCCCGGCACGGCCACGTTCATGCTCATGGGCGACCGGTGTTCCCGGGGCTGTAACTTCTGTGACGTGGAGACGGGTGGGATGGAGGCGCTCGACCCGGACGAACCCGAGAACGTCGCCGACGCCGTCGCGGAAATCGGCCTCGACTACGTCGTCCTCACGAGCGTCGACCGCGACGACCTGCCGGATCAGGGCGCCGGCCACTTCGCCCGCACCATCGAGGCGATCAAGGAGCGCGATCCGGGGATTCTGGTCGAAGTCCTGATCCCCGACTTTCAGGGCGACCCCGAACTCGTCGACCGAATCGTCGACGCCGGGCCGGACGTGATCGCCCACAATATCGAGACGGTCGAACGCCTCCAGTGGCCGGTCCGGGACCGCCGCGCCGGCTACGCGCAGTCGCTCTCGGTCCTCGAACGTGTCGACGACACCGCCGACGTGTACACCAAGACGAGCCTCATGCTCGGTCTCGGGGAGTACGACCACGAAATATATCAGACCCTCTCGGACTGTCGCGAGGCCGGCGTCGACGTGATCACGCTCGGTCAGTATCTCCAGCCCTCCCGCTCTCACCTCGACGTGTACGAGTACGTCCACCCCGACGCCTTCGAGACGTGGCGCCGGGTCGCGGAGGAGGAACTCGGCTTCCTCTACTGTGCCAGCGGGCCGATGGTCCGGTCGTCGTACCGGGCGGGCGAACTGTTCGTCGACGCCGTCCTCCGCGACGGTCGGAGCGTCGACGAGGCGCGCCGCGAGGCCCACGCGGCGTGA
- a CDS encoding DUF5786 family protein, translated as MSMGAYDEDEHERRAEKTGQVDAEFDDDRSQFRGTLSYESGDSTEALLDQFKQLQGE; from the coding sequence ATGTCAATGGGTGCCTATGACGAAGACGAGCACGAGCGCCGCGCGGAGAAAACGGGGCAAGTCGACGCGGAGTTCGACGACGACCGGTCGCAGTTCCGAGGGACCCTCTCGTACGAGTCCGGTGACTCCACGGAGGCGCTGTTGGATCAGTTCAAACAGCTACAGGGCGAGTAA